One segment of Castanea sativa cultivar Marrone di Chiusa Pesio chromosome 3, ASM4071231v1 DNA contains the following:
- the LOC142627400 gene encoding UDP-glycosyltransferase 74B1-like, producing the protein MEETEYRGHVVVLPYPSQGHINPLLQFAKRLASKGVKATIATTRYTLKSICTANVGVEPISDGFDENGFAQAKNVDFFLKSFKANGSRTLSELIQKFQDSGSPVSCVVYDSFLPWALDVAKQHGIYGAPFFTNSATVTHIFCLIHHGKLSLPLKLETTPLLIPGLPPLNFPDLPSFLKLPESYPAYLAMKLSQFSNLDMADWIFSNTFEELEAEEARSISKLWPAKLIGPMVPAAYLDGRIEDDKGYGSSLWEPLSDDYIKWLETKPPKSVVYVSFGSMVSLTLEEMEEIAWGLKESGLHFLWVVKESEQDKLPDGFVDSTKEKCSIVTWCNQLEMLENQAIGCFVTHCGWNSTLEGLSLGVPMVGVPKWEDQLTDAKFVEEIWGVGLRAKEDDKGVVRKEELVMCLKEVMEGERSQQIKKNASKWRELAKKAVSEGGSSDKNINEFVQHLVQKDRQ; encoded by the exons ATGGAGGAAACAGAGTATAGAGGTCACGTTGTGGTGCTCCCATATCCAAGCCAGGGTCACATTAACCCTCTCCTCCAATTTGCAAAACGCTTAGCCTCAAAAGGGGTCAAGGCCACGATAGCTACAACCCGTTATACTCTCAAGTCCATTTGTACAGCAAACGTTGGTGTTGAGCCCATCTCCGATGGGTTTGATGAGAATGGCTTTGCACAAGCAAAAAACGTGGACTTCTTCCTGAAGTCATTCAAGGCCAATGGCTCAAGAACTCTATCTGAACTCATCCAAAAGTTTCAAGACTCTGGTTCTCCTGTGAGTTGTGTTGTGTATGATTCATTTTTGCCATGGGCTCTTGATGTTGCTAAGCAACATGGCATTTATGGAGCACCATTCTTTACCAATTCAGCCACTGTAACCCACATATTCTGTCTCATACACCATGGCAAACTTTCGTTGCCATTGAAGCTTGAAACTACACCACTACTCATTCCTGGCCTACCTCCATTGAACTTCCCTGACCTACCAAGTTTTCTTAAGTTGCCAGAAAGTTATCCAGCGTACTTGGCAATGAAATTAAGTCAGTTTTCCAACTTGGACATGGCTGATTGGATATTTAGTAACACTTTCGAAGAATTAGAAGCCGAG GAAGCGAGAAGCATATCAAAGCTCTGGCCAGCAAAGTTGATCGGACCAATGGTCCCAGCGGCTTACTTGGATGGTCGGATTGAAGATGACAAAGGATATGGATCAAGTCTATGGGAGCCTCTTAGTGATGATTACATCAAATGGCTAGAAACAAAGCCACCTAAGTCAGTAGTGTATGTCTCTTTTGGAAGCATGGTCTCCTTGACATTAGAAGAAATGGAAGAAATTGCATGGGGCTTGAAGGAGAGTGGCTTGCATTTCCTGTGGGTTGTAAAAGAATCTGAGCAAGATAAATTGCCTGATGGGTTTGTGGactcaacaaaagaaaagtgtTCGATTGTGACATGGTGCAACCAACTAGAAATGCTGGAAAACCAAGCCATTGGTTGCTTTGTAACACACTGTGGGTGGAACTCAACACTTGAAGGGCTGAGCCTTGGGGTACCTATGGTGGGAGTGCCAAAGTGGGAAGACCAATTGACAGATGCAAAGTTTGTGGAGGAAATTTGGGGTGTGGGGCTAAGAGCCAAGGAGGACGATAAgggagttgtgagaaaagaagagCTTGTAATGTGTTTGAAGGAAGTGATGGAAGGAGAGAGGAGCCAGCAGATTAAGAAGAATGCTAGTAAATGGAGGGAATTGGCTAAGAAAGCAGTCAGTGAAGGAGGGAGCTCTGACAAGAATATCAATGAATTTGTTCAGCATTTGGTACAGAAGGATAGGCAATGA